The Rhodospirillales bacterium genome includes the window CCGACCATCAACCCGACGGCACGTTCAAGGTGCGTCAAGGTTATCCGAATCCCTATGTCGAAATCCCGGTTTTCACGCCCCTGAGCGTGAACAGGACCATCGACACGCCTGGTTTGACCCGTAACCACGTCAACATCATGACGTCGGACATCATAATCGCCATGCCCGGCGGCCCCGGCACGCGCAACGAAATCGACCTTGCGATCAAGTTTCAAAAGCCGCTTTGCCTGTTCGGGCCGCACGACCTGCCGTCCGAACTGATTCAAGCCCTGCCGCATTTTGAAACCCCGGACGATGCCGTAGACTGGGTGAAATCTCATCTTCCGGCGGAAAACAGGCCATGACCCGCGTATTGCCGAAAATCTATGCCGCGATCGACACGCCCGACGTTACGGGTGCGTGCGACCTTGCCCGCCGCCTTGCCGGTGCCGGATGCGGCATCAAGCTGGGGATGGAATTCTTCAACGCCAACGGCCCGCAGGGTATCGAAACGATCCAGAAATCCGCCCCCGGTATTTCGCTGTTCATCGACCTCAAATACCATGACATTCCCAATACCGTCGCGGGCGCGCTGCGCTCCATCGCGCGCCTCGCGCCCGATTTCGTCAACGTCCACGCTTCGGGCGGCCCGGCGATGATGACGGCGGGGCTGGACGCGCTGCGCGATGAATCGGCCAAACGCGGCATCCAGACACCCAAACTTCTTGCCGTAACTGTCCTGACCTCGATGGACGATGCGGCGGTCGCGGCGGTTGGCTGGCAACTGCCGGTCGCGGATCAGGTCAAACGTCTGGCGCTTTTGACGCAAAAGGCCGGACTGGACGGTGTCGTCTGCTCCCCGCTTGAGGTTGCGATGGTGCGGGAAACCTGCGGCCCCGGTTTTGTCACCATGGTTCCCGGCATCCGCCCGGGCGCAGACGCTGGTTCTCCGCAAACGGAAGGTTTTGGTAAGCAAAACCGACCAAACAATAACGATCAAAAACGCGTGATGACCCCGAAAGAGGCGGTTGCGGCAGGCGCCACCCACCTTGTCATCGGCCGCCCGATCACGCAGGCCCCCGACCCGGCCAACGCCGCGGCGGACATTATTGCTTCTTTATAAGAATTTAGCGCAATGTCCGTGACAAATGTAAAAATCAAGATCTGCGGCATCGGGGACGAAGCGGCCTTGGCGGCGGCACGCGACGCGGGGGCGGATTTTCTGGGCTTTGTCTTTTACCCGCGCTCGCCGCGCGCGGTTACGCCCGATGCGGCGGCAATGCTGATGCGCGATGCGGGCGCGCACGCGAAAAAAGTCGGCCTGTTCGTCGACCCGACGGATGACGAATTGCGCCGCACGCTGGCGCTGGCCCCGCTCGACATGATCCAGTTGCATGGTGGCGAATCCGTATCCCGCGTCGCCGACGTCAGGGCGCGTTTCGGCCTGCCGGTGATCAAGGCGCTGCGCATCGCCGCGCGCGACGACCTGATGCCCGTCGATTCCTACGCCCGCATGGCGGACTGGATTTTATTCGACGCCCGCGTCGACAACGCGGCCCTGCCCGGCGGCATGGGGCGACGTTTCGATTGGTCCGTCCTTGACGGATTCCGCTGCG containing:
- a CDS encoding DNA-binding protein, whose amino-acid sequence is MFEKRPIVGVMGSHENGRDELAAPLGRALAGLGVHLLTGAGEGVMTTVSRAFVETAPRQGRCIGIVPTDHQPDGTFKVRQGYPNPYVEIPVFTPLSVNRTIDTPGLTRNHVNIMTSDIIIAMPGGPGTRNEIDLAIKFQKPLCLFGPHDLPSELIQALPHFETPDDAVDWVKSHLPAENRP
- the pyrF gene encoding orotidine-5'-phosphate decarboxylase, with product MTRVLPKIYAAIDTPDVTGACDLARRLAGAGCGIKLGMEFFNANGPQGIETIQKSAPGISLFIDLKYHDIPNTVAGALRSIARLAPDFVNVHASGGPAMMTAGLDALRDESAKRGIQTPKLLAVTVLTSMDDAAVAAVGWQLPVADQVKRLALLTQKAGLDGVVCSPLEVAMVRETCGPGFVTMVPGIRPGADAGSPQTEGFGKQNRPNNNDQKRVMTPKEAVAAGATHLVIGRPITQAPDPANAAADIIASL
- a CDS encoding phosphoribosylanthranilate isomerase, which gives rise to MSVTNVKIKICGIGDEAALAAARDAGADFLGFVFYPRSPRAVTPDAAAMLMRDAGAHAKKVGLFVDPTDDELRRTLALAPLDMIQLHGGESVSRVADVRARFGLPVIKALRIAARDDLMPVDSYARMADWILFDARVDNAALPGGMGRRFDWSVLDGFRCARPWMLAGGLDAENVVNALARLKPDAVDVSSGVESAPGVKDAGKIRAFVDKVRGC